A region of Acidobacteriota bacterium DNA encodes the following proteins:
- a CDS encoding glycosyltransferase family 2 protein has translation MTISVIVCAYNEEHYLAPCLQSLLSQSRPPDDIIVIDNASSDRTGAVARAIASVRVVDEPREGLVIARERGRQEATGDVLVYVDADCRAPHRWLERIERRFRGDASLIALSGNYRFYDWDWWGRALLRAYDFTLGPATHILVKYVLRIGVVFYGGNFAVRREALELIGGFDTSIEFHGEDTNLGRRLSRVGRVELRYDCFLYTSARRYNAMGKGAVFRLYVRNFVSELLHHRPKDTVHLDVRP, from the coding sequence GTGACCATCAGCGTCATCGTCTGCGCCTATAACGAAGAGCACTACCTTGCGCCGTGCCTGCAGTCGCTGCTATCGCAGAGCCGGCCCCCCGACGACATCATCGTGATCGACAACGCGAGCTCCGATCGCACGGGCGCCGTCGCCCGCGCCATTGCCAGCGTGCGCGTGGTTGACGAACCTCGCGAGGGCCTGGTGATCGCGCGCGAGCGCGGCCGGCAGGAGGCGACCGGCGATGTGCTGGTCTATGTCGATGCCGATTGCCGGGCGCCGCACAGGTGGCTCGAGCGCATCGAGCGCCGATTCCGCGGCGATGCCAGCCTGATCGCGCTGTCGGGGAACTACCGATTCTACGATTGGGACTGGTGGGGCCGTGCGCTGTTGCGGGCGTACGACTTCACGTTGGGCCCGGCCACGCACATTCTCGTCAAGTACGTGCTGCGAATTGGCGTGGTGTTCTACGGCGGCAACTTCGCAGTGCGTCGCGAGGCGCTTGAACTCATCGGCGGCTTCGACACCTCGATCGAGTTCCACGGCGAAGACACCAACCTGGGCCGCCGCTTGTCGCGCGTCGGGCGCGTGGAACTGCGCTACGACTGCTTCCTCTATACCTCGGCAAGACGCTACAACGCGATGGGGAAGGGCGCGGTGTTCCGGTTGTATGTGCGCAACTTCGTGTCAGAACTGCTTCATCACCGCCCCAAGGATACGGTGCATCTGGATGTGCGCCCCTAA
- a CDS encoding response regulator transcription factor produces the protein MQQNSLVRADQPSSSPRPRVSGSPGGNPKTRVLVVEDEKDISGLIKHTLERSGDTIVEIAASGDQALKLASEQQVDLIILDLNLPVLGGLEVCRLLRTRPGTAKTPIIMLTARSSESDRVVGLDAGADDYVTKPFSPRELSARVRAVLRRGRPEEAGPPPIYRGEHLVADFDAVSIAVDGVSVRLTRREFELLRHLVENKNRVLSRDRLLERVWGYDRMIETRSVDVHVGRLRGKLGAAGKQIETVVGLGYRFIESEK, from the coding sequence ATGCAACAGAACAGCTTGGTACGTGCCGATCAACCCTCGTCTTCGCCACGCCCCAGAGTCTCGGGCAGTCCCGGGGGCAATCCCAAGACGCGCGTCCTGGTCGTGGAGGATGAAAAGGACATCTCGGGCCTGATCAAGCACACCCTCGAGCGCAGCGGCGATACCATTGTCGAGATCGCCGCCAGCGGCGACCAGGCGCTCAAGCTGGCCAGCGAGCAGCAAGTCGACCTGATCATCCTCGACCTCAACCTGCCGGTACTGGGAGGCCTCGAAGTCTGCCGCCTGCTGCGGACGCGGCCGGGCACCGCCAAGACCCCGATCATCATGCTGACGGCGCGCAGCAGCGAGAGCGACCGCGTGGTCGGCCTCGACGCGGGTGCCGACGACTACGTCACCAAGCCCTTTAGTCCCCGCGAACTCTCAGCCCGCGTGCGTGCGGTATTACGCCGCGGCCGTCCCGAAGAGGCCGGTCCGCCGCCGATCTACCGCGGCGAGCACCTGGTGGCCGACTTTGATGCGGTATCCATTGCCGTGGATGGCGTGTCGGTGCGGTTGACGCGGCGCGAGTTCGAACTGCTGCGCCACCTGGTCGAGAACAAGAACCGCGTGCTGTCGCGAGATCGCCTGCTGGAACGAGTGTGGGGCTACGATCGGATGATCGAAACGCGTTCGGTGGACGTCCACGTCGGCCGCCTGCGCGGCAAGCTGGGCGCCGCCGGCAAGCAGATCGAAACCGTGGTCGGGCTGGGCTACCGGTTTATTGAGTCTGAGAAGTAG
- a CDS encoding diacylglycerol kinase family lipid kinase: MKATVVVNPIAGPGRSRTLDACAALARESLGRAGFEVDVHITTGPDDAQRFAAAAVSAGHTLVAAWGGDGTVNGVGAGLAGSPVAMAIIPGGSGNGLARDLGVPLDAAAAFEVAATGTTRSIDAGELDGSLFFNVAGIGLDASIANRMALPGARRGLLGYVVATMSELPAYRARDYAITFPESEAAPMASPALFVALANSRQYGNGAQIAPHALLDDGQIDVVLVRPLSLIGMASRIPAFFNGTLKADESVLMRTAAQAAISSDSDIWFHVDGEPRRGSKTIQLRTRPRTLVVRVKS, from the coding sequence ATGAAGGCGACCGTCGTCGTCAACCCAATCGCGGGCCCTGGCCGGTCGCGCACGCTGGACGCTTGCGCTGCGCTCGCCCGCGAGTCGCTCGGCCGCGCGGGATTCGAAGTTGACGTCCACATCACCACCGGTCCGGACGATGCGCAGCGGTTTGCCGCGGCGGCGGTCAGTGCCGGCCACACTCTGGTGGCGGCGTGGGGTGGCGACGGCACGGTCAATGGTGTCGGTGCCGGCCTGGCAGGCTCACCGGTCGCGATGGCGATCATCCCCGGTGGATCGGGCAACGGATTGGCGCGGGACCTCGGCGTGCCACTCGATGCGGCTGCGGCCTTCGAGGTGGCAGCCACGGGCACGACTCGCTCGATCGATGCGGGCGAGCTGGACGGCTCGCTGTTCTTCAACGTCGCCGGTATTGGGCTGGATGCCAGCATCGCCAATCGCATGGCCCTGCCGGGTGCTCGCCGGGGCCTGCTGGGGTATGTGGTCGCCACGATGAGCGAACTGCCAGCCTATCGGGCACGCGACTACGCGATCACGTTTCCGGAGAGCGAGGCCGCGCCGATGGCGTCGCCCGCGTTGTTCGTGGCGCTTGCCAACTCGCGGCAGTACGGCAACGGCGCGCAGATTGCTCCACACGCGCTTCTCGACGACGGTCAGATCGACGTCGTCTTGGTGAGGCCGCTTTCACTGATCGGGATGGCGTCGCGCATCCCCGCGTTTTTCAACGGCACCTTGAAAGCCGACGAGAGCGTGTTGATGCGCACGGCCGCGCAGGCGGCCATTTCGTCGGACAGCGACATCTGGTTTCACGTGGACGGAGAACCGCGCCGCGGGTCGAAAACGATCCAGTTACGCACCCGTCCGCGAACGCTGGTCGTGCGAGTTAAGTCCTGA
- the sixA gene encoding phosphohistidine phosphatase SixA, with protein sequence MAATIELYLVRHGLAAERGPKYPDDTLRPLTPEGVRKFASSVPGLLELDVVIDFVLTSPLVRARDTATLLAAGLKPKPAIAEVAALAPGGRHQAILEAIKTHAAKRHRRLALVGHEPDLGELAARLLGARGIIQFKKGAVCAIDLDGATPGGPGTLRWHLTPRTLRALAR encoded by the coding sequence ATGGCCGCCACCATTGAGCTGTACCTCGTCCGCCACGGCCTGGCCGCCGAGCGTGGACCGAAGTACCCCGACGATACCCTGCGGCCGCTGACCCCTGAGGGCGTCAGGAAATTCGCGTCTTCGGTGCCGGGCTTGCTCGAACTGGATGTCGTGATCGATTTTGTGCTGACCAGCCCGCTGGTCCGCGCGCGCGACACCGCCACCCTGCTGGCTGCGGGACTGAAGCCGAAGCCGGCCATTGCCGAAGTGGCGGCACTGGCTCCGGGCGGGCGGCACCAGGCGATCCTCGAGGCGATTAAGACCCACGCGGCGAAGCGACATCGCCGCCTCGCCCTGGTCGGGCACGAGCCGGATCTCGGCGAACTGGCGGCCCGCCTCCTGGGCGCCCGCGGCATCATCCAGTTCAAGAAGGGCGCCGTGTGCGCCATCGACCTGGACGGCGCGACGCCAGGAGGGCCCGGCACGTTGCGCTGGCACCTCACGCCGCGGACCCTCCGCGCCCTCGCTCGCTAA
- a CDS encoding CHAD domain-containing protein, producing MAPSALSVAILRQRLISLLAAMPAAQSGDETSVHQARVASRRLRGALPMLGASADADALDRVHRRVRRITRALGPVRELDVSLQLLTELEGRGVAPAAAIGRVREAVTAERLKRRRDMLDEITPSRLDKLRKRLVDVAAPETRSGVPGDAVAHALAQAGKRARRLRAAIIRAGGIYLAERLHRVRIEAKKLRYALEIQRELARSRSRLHLNRLKTQQDLLGRMHDLEILIESTRTVQASLPARNRRSMAELDALIRVLEDECREGHAAYMHARPSLLKLCESVVDSAGQFRATAA from the coding sequence ATGGCGCCCTCCGCCCTCTCCGTCGCGATTCTCCGCCAGCGCCTGATCTCGCTGCTGGCGGCGATGCCGGCTGCGCAGTCGGGCGACGAGACCTCGGTGCACCAGGCGCGCGTCGCCTCCCGCCGGCTGCGCGGCGCCCTGCCCATGCTGGGCGCGAGCGCCGACGCCGATGCACTCGACCGCGTCCATCGCCGCGTCCGCCGCATTACCCGGGCCCTTGGCCCGGTGCGCGAGTTGGACGTGTCGTTGCAGCTGCTGACCGAACTGGAAGGCCGCGGCGTGGCCCCGGCGGCGGCGATTGGCCGCGTGCGCGAGGCGGTGACCGCCGAACGGCTGAAGCGCCGCCGCGACATGCTCGACGAGATCACGCCGTCGCGCCTCGACAAGCTGCGCAAGCGCCTGGTCGATGTCGCGGCGCCGGAAACGCGATCAGGGGTGCCGGGCGATGCCGTCGCCCACGCCTTGGCCCAGGCCGGCAAGCGCGCCCGCCGGTTGCGCGCCGCGATCATCCGCGCCGGCGGCATCTACCTCGCCGAACGGCTGCATCGGGTCCGGATCGAGGCCAAAAAGCTGCGCTACGCGCTCGAGATCCAGCGCGAGCTGGCGCGCTCGCGATCGCGACTGCACCTCAACCGCCTGAAGACCCAACAGGACCTGTTGGGCCGCATGCACGACCTCGAGATCCTGATCGAGAGCACGCGCACCGTCCAGGCATCGCTGCCGGCCCGCAACCGCCGCAGCATGGCCGAACTGGATGCGCTGATCCGCGTGCTCGAGGACGAGTGCCGCGAGGGGCACGCCGCCTACATGCACGCCAGGCCGTCGCTGTTGAAACTGTGCGAGTCGGTCGTCGACTCCGCCGGGCAATTTCGCGCGACGGCGGCCTGA
- a CDS encoding Ppx/GppA phosphatase family protein, which translates to MRLAAIDIGTNSVHMIVVRVRPDFSFEVVDREKEMVRLGAGGLDGKKMTPESMNAALQALSKFQRLATSHQVDEILAVATSATREAENGGAFLKAIERKTGIRARLITGTEEARLIHLAAVYGVDTPKPAVVIDIGGGSVEITRGSGREIEFARSFKMGVIRLTERYVDSDPISSRDERKMVEFISEQADRYLETIVEAGYDRVIGTSGTILSLGTVATAIDRGAVPTEIRNLRVPAKSLRKLRKSAIDMDLEERMHLPGLDPRRADLMVAGAILLDTILRRLGAEEITLCDLALREGVLLDYIHGHRKHITRIDRYPDVRRRSVIELAERCSWEGEHSRQVAALALTMFDLTKRIHGLGDREREWLEYAGFLHDIGNHISYEKHHRHSYYLIKNGDLRGFEPDEIDIIALVTRYHRRATPKDHHIGQQDLNKGQRRAVEVLSAFLRLAETLDRSRHGVIRGLEMRERLGQLRIKVQALGDAELEVWAAHKQAKALEEVLDRKIRIEKVPYRKGLKSVATELTRQRLAPTGRPRSVPPGAAKSRK; encoded by the coding sequence ATGCGACTAGCCGCCATCGATATCGGTACCAACTCGGTCCACATGATCGTGGTGCGCGTACGGCCGGATTTCTCGTTCGAGGTCGTGGACCGCGAGAAGGAAATGGTCCGGCTGGGCGCCGGCGGCCTGGACGGCAAGAAGATGACGCCGGAATCGATGAACGCCGCGCTGCAGGCGCTGTCGAAGTTCCAGCGGCTGGCGACCTCCCACCAGGTGGACGAGATTCTCGCCGTGGCGACCAGCGCGACGCGCGAGGCCGAAAACGGCGGCGCGTTCCTCAAGGCCATCGAGCGCAAGACCGGCATTCGCGCGCGGTTGATTACGGGCACCGAAGAGGCCCGGTTGATCCACCTGGCCGCGGTCTACGGCGTCGACACGCCGAAGCCGGCGGTGGTGATCGACATCGGCGGCGGCAGCGTGGAGATCACGCGCGGCAGCGGCCGCGAAATCGAGTTCGCGCGCAGCTTCAAGATGGGCGTGATCCGGCTGACAGAGCGCTACGTGGACTCCGACCCCATCTCCAGCCGCGACGAACGCAAGATGGTCGAGTTCATCAGCGAGCAGGCCGACCGCTATCTCGAGACCATCGTTGAAGCGGGTTACGACCGCGTCATCGGCACCTCCGGCACCATCCTGTCGCTCGGTACGGTCGCGACCGCCATCGATCGCGGCGCCGTGCCCACCGAGATTCGCAACCTGCGTGTGCCCGCCAAGAGCCTGCGCAAGCTGCGCAAGTCCGCGATCGACATGGACCTCGAAGAGCGGATGCACCTCCCCGGCCTCGACCCGCGACGCGCCGACCTGATGGTGGCCGGGGCAATCCTGCTCGACACCATCCTGCGGCGGCTCGGCGCCGAGGAGATCACGCTCTGCGACCTCGCGCTGCGCGAAGGCGTGCTGCTCGATTACATCCACGGCCATCGCAAGCACATCACCCGCATCGATCGGTACCCGGACGTGCGGCGCCGGTCGGTGATCGAGCTGGCGGAACGCTGCAGCTGGGAAGGCGAACACTCGCGCCAGGTGGCGGCGCTGGCGCTGACGATGTTCGACCTGACCAAGCGCATTCATGGGCTGGGCGACCGGGAGCGGGAGTGGCTGGAGTATGCCGGCTTCCTGCACGACATCGGCAACCACATCAGCTACGAGAAGCACCATCGCCACTCGTACTACCTGATCAAGAACGGCGACCTGCGGGGCTTCGAACCGGACGAGATCGACATCATCGCGCTGGTGACGCGCTATCACCGCCGCGCCACGCCCAAGGACCACCACATCGGCCAGCAGGACCTGAACAAGGGCCAGCGCCGCGCGGTCGAGGTGCTGTCGGCGTTCTTGCGCCTGGCCGAAACGCTGGACCGCAGCCGCCACGGCGTCATTCGCGGGCTCGAAATGCGCGAACGGCTCGGCCAGTTGCGCATCAAGGTGCAGGCGCTCGGCGACGCCGAGCTGGAAGTGTGGGCGGCGCACAAGCAGGCCAAGGCGCTCGAAGAAGTGCTCGACCGCAAGATCCGGATTGAGAAGGTCCCCTACCGCAAGGGACTGAAGTCGGTGGCGACCGAGTTGACGCGGCAGCGGCTCGCGCCGACCGGCCGTCCGCGCAGCGTGCCGCCCGGCGCCGCCAAGTCTCGCAAATAA
- a CDS encoding transglycosylase domain-containing protein: MTPTARRTLIGLGGAGVGISLLLASYLSLGLWFAPPWPAPAPNGTVTPLAGEALWARAEGGAATDLNPFRPLNLAQLLVCIAQAETADDPDLQADAQAACRTRHMPAFGAVVHLSREHVRAAGHAEPGFREGHARFVTTIWLARSWTKAELLATLAERAEFGMGLRGLEAAAHGYFGRPAADLSLPQVAMVAALAGDVAIDPWCEPAEAAGLRHRILERMRDNLAIDEQAFLAADRSDLDLSERSDSACPGR, from the coding sequence GTGACTCCGACCGCCCGGCGCACCCTGATCGGCCTGGGCGGCGCCGGCGTCGGGATCTCGCTGTTGCTCGCCAGCTACCTGTCGCTCGGCCTCTGGTTCGCGCCTCCGTGGCCGGCCCCGGCCCCCAACGGCACCGTCACGCCGCTGGCCGGCGAGGCTCTGTGGGCCCGCGCCGAAGGCGGCGCCGCGACCGATCTCAATCCCTTCCGCCCCCTCAACCTGGCTCAGCTGCTCGTGTGCATCGCCCAGGCGGAGACCGCGGACGATCCGGATCTGCAGGCCGACGCCCAGGCTGCCTGCCGGACCCGGCACATGCCGGCGTTTGGTGCCGTGGTCCACCTCTCCCGGGAACACGTGCGCGCCGCAGGCCATGCGGAACCCGGCTTCCGCGAGGGTCACGCGCGGTTTGTGACCACGATCTGGCTGGCGCGATCGTGGACGAAGGCCGAGCTTCTGGCCACGCTGGCCGAGCGCGCGGAGTTTGGCATGGGCTTGCGCGGCCTGGAGGCGGCCGCGCACGGGTACTTCGGGCGGCCGGCGGCTGATCTAAGCCTGCCCCAGGTGGCGATGGTGGCGGCCCTGGCCGGCGATGTCGCCATCGACCCGTGGTGCGAGCCGGCCGAGGCAGCCGGCCTGCGGCATCGCATCCTCGAGCGCATGCGCGACAACCTGGCCATCGACGAGCAGGCGTTCCTGGCGGCCGACCGCAGCGACCTCGACCTTAGCGAGCGGTCCGATTCGGCGTGCCCAGGCCGTTAA
- a CDS encoding PstS family phosphate ABC transporter substrate-binding protein has product MLLSLFRRILPVVLLIATLAACGGGSGGGGSALVTLDGSSTVFPIGEAVAEEFQKANQGINVTVGISGTGGGFKKFCRAEIDIANASRPISASEVEACRQSGVEFIEMPVAYDGIAIAVHPTASWVDKITVAELKTLFAPESQGKIKRWNQVRSSWPDREIHLFGAGVDSGTFDYFTEAIMGTAKASRGDFTSSEDDNVLVQGVSSDELALGFLPFAYYEENAARLKLVPVDDEKADNGAGPILASPVTIKDGTYQPLSRPVFIYVAKKAADRPEVQRFIEFYMQNAEELVREVNYVGLGPEIYGLVTDRFAKRITGSAFSGQHTVGVTIDQLLSKERAQ; this is encoded by the coding sequence ATGTTGTTGTCCCTGTTTCGTCGCATTCTGCCCGTTGTGCTTTTGATCGCTACGCTGGCCGCCTGTGGCGGTGGTTCCGGCGGCGGAGGCTCGGCGCTCGTGACGCTCGACGGGTCCAGCACGGTTTTTCCCATTGGCGAAGCCGTCGCGGAGGAATTTCAGAAGGCCAACCAGGGCATCAACGTGACCGTGGGTATCTCCGGCACCGGTGGCGGCTTCAAGAAGTTCTGCCGCGCCGAAATCGACATTGCCAACGCCTCGCGGCCGATCAGCGCCAGTGAAGTTGAGGCCTGCCGTCAGTCCGGCGTCGAGTTCATCGAGATGCCGGTGGCGTACGACGGCATTGCCATCGCGGTGCACCCGACGGCAAGCTGGGTGGACAAGATCACGGTCGCCGAGCTGAAGACACTCTTTGCCCCAGAGTCGCAGGGAAAAATCAAACGGTGGAACCAGGTCCGGTCCTCGTGGCCCGACCGTGAAATCCACCTGTTTGGCGCCGGCGTCGATTCAGGCACCTTCGATTACTTCACCGAAGCCATCATGGGCACGGCCAAGGCCAGCCGCGGCGACTTCACCTCGAGCGAAGACGACAACGTGCTGGTGCAGGGCGTCAGCAGCGATGAACTCGCGCTCGGCTTCCTGCCGTTTGCATACTACGAAGAGAACGCCGCGCGGCTGAAGCTGGTACCAGTGGACGATGAAAAGGCCGATAACGGCGCCGGGCCGATCCTGGCGTCGCCCGTCACCATCAAGGACGGCACGTACCAGCCGCTGTCGCGGCCGGTGTTCATCTACGTCGCCAAGAAGGCCGCCGACCGCCCCGAAGTACAGCGATTCATCGAGTTCTACATGCAGAATGCCGAAGAGCTGGTCCGTGAGGTGAACTACGTGGGCCTCGGCCCCGAGATCTACGGCCTGGTCACCGACCGGTTCGCCAAGCGCATCACCGGCTCGGCGTTTTCGGGCCAGCACACCGTGGGCGTGACCATCGATCAGCTGCTCAGCAAGGAACGCGCGCAGTAG
- the pstC gene encoding phosphate ABC transporter permease subunit PstC encodes MSTPTLASRKTRGALSLPKGEWIIERVLFLCAALSVLTTGGIIAVLAIETFEFLREVPLIDFLTGTEWTPLFSSKKFGVLPLVVGTMLVSSIAMVVALPMGLLSAIYLSEYAPSGFRRVIKPVLEILAGVPTVVYGYFALTFVTPLLQQIFPTLSGFNALSPGLVMGLMILPLVSSLSEDAMRAVPQGLREGSYALGATRMQTALKVVVPAAFSGITAAFILAVSRAIGETMIVAIAAGQQPRLTGNPFVPIETMTAYIVQVSLGDTPQGTIEYRTIFAVGMLLFLMTFSLNLISTWLRERFREEYA; translated from the coding sequence ATGTCCACCCCGACGCTCGCCTCTCGAAAAACTCGGGGCGCCCTGAGCCTGCCGAAGGGCGAATGGATCATCGAGCGGGTGCTGTTCCTGTGCGCAGCGCTCTCAGTACTCACGACCGGCGGCATCATCGCCGTCCTCGCGATTGAAACGTTCGAGTTTCTGCGCGAGGTGCCGCTCATCGACTTCCTGACCGGCACCGAGTGGACACCGCTGTTCTCGAGTAAGAAATTCGGGGTCCTGCCACTGGTCGTCGGCACCATGCTGGTGTCGAGCATCGCGATGGTGGTGGCGCTGCCCATGGGCCTGCTGTCGGCCATCTACCTCAGCGAGTACGCGCCAAGCGGCTTCCGGCGCGTCATCAAGCCGGTGCTCGAAATCCTGGCCGGCGTGCCGACGGTCGTCTACGGCTACTTTGCCCTCACGTTCGTGACGCCACTGCTGCAGCAGATCTTTCCCACCCTGTCGGGCTTCAACGCGCTCAGCCCGGGCCTGGTCATGGGCCTGATGATCCTGCCGCTGGTCTCGTCGCTGTCGGAGGATGCGATGCGCGCCGTGCCGCAGGGCCTGCGCGAGGGCTCCTATGCCCTCGGCGCCACGCGCATGCAGACCGCCCTCAAGGTGGTCGTCCCGGCCGCCTTCTCGGGCATCACCGCCGCCTTCATCCTGGCGGTGTCGCGGGCCATAGGCGAGACGATGATCGTCGCCATTGCCGCCGGCCAGCAGCCGCGCCTCACCGGCAACCCCTTCGTCCCGATCGAAACCATGACCGCCTACATCGTCCAGGTGTCGCTCGGCGACACGCCGCAGGGGACGATTGAATACCGGACGATCTTCGCGGTCGGCATGCTGCTGTTCCTGATGACCTTCTCGCTCAACCTGATCAGCACCTGGCTGCGCGAGCGGTTCCGCGAGGAATACGCATGA
- the pstA gene encoding phosphate ABC transporter permease PstA has protein sequence MRKHADVIFQFVSLGALLVALAALAALVFNIVSDGGGRLSFQFLTSIASRNAEDAGVYHALMGSIWVIALTGAMALPAGVAAAIYLEEYGSRSRVARFIELNISNLAAVPSIIYGLLGLGLFVRLMGMGQSVLAGASTLALLALPVVIMSTREALRTVPSSIREGSYALGATKWQTIWNQVLPMAMPGVLTGLILALSRAIGETAPLITIGALTYIPFAPDGIWSKFTVLPIQIFNWVSRPQPEFKANAAAAILVLMVLLLSMNAIAIIVRDRQQRRGRI, from the coding sequence ATGAGGAAGCACGCCGATGTGATCTTCCAGTTCGTGTCGCTCGGCGCGTTGCTGGTCGCGCTGGCGGCGCTGGCGGCGCTGGTGTTCAACATCGTCTCGGACGGCGGCGGGCGCCTGAGCTTCCAGTTCCTGACCAGCATCGCGTCGCGCAACGCTGAGGACGCGGGCGTCTATCACGCGCTGATGGGCAGCATCTGGGTGATCGCGCTGACCGGTGCCATGGCGTTGCCGGCCGGCGTCGCCGCGGCGATCTATCTCGAAGAGTACGGCTCGCGCAGCCGGGTGGCGCGCTTCATCGAACTGAACATCTCGAACCTCGCGGCGGTGCCGTCGATTATCTACGGCCTGCTCGGCCTCGGGCTGTTCGTCCGCCTCATGGGCATGGGCCAGAGCGTCTTGGCGGGCGCCTCGACCCTGGCGCTGCTGGCGCTGCCGGTGGTGATCATGTCCACCCGCGAGGCGCTGCGCACGGTGCCCAGCTCGATTCGCGAAGGCTCCTACGCGCTCGGCGCCACCAAGTGGCAGACCATCTGGAACCAGGTGCTGCCCATGGCCATGCCGGGCGTGCTGACCGGCCTGATCCTGGCGCTGTCGCGCGCGATCGGTGAAACCGCCCCGCTCATCACCATTGGCGCCCTCACGTACATCCCGTTCGCGCCCGACGGGATCTGGTCGAAGTTCACCGTGCTGCCCATCCAGATCTTCAACTGGGTGTCGCGGCCACAACCCGAGTTCAAGGCGAACGCCGCCGCTGCTATTCTGGTGCTTATGGTCCTGCTGCTCTCGATGAACGCGATCGCCATTATCGTGCGCGACCGCCAACAGCGCCGGGGGCGCATATGA
- the pstB gene encoding phosphate ABC transporter ATP-binding protein PstB, with amino-acid sequence MNATTNRAVPASLAGVAARPGQGAGSLDQPVKIGVEGLNFYYGPKRALDGISIEIRSNLVTAFIGPSGCGKSTFLRTLNRMNDIIPMTRVEGTVLIDGESIYDAGVDVVHLRRKVGMVFQKSNPFPKSIFENVAYGLRINGLVKSKAELADRVEESLRQAAIWDEVKDRLHDSALALSGGQQQRLCIARALAIRPEILLMDEPASALDPIATQRIEELIYELKKQYTIVIVTHNMQQAARVSDFTAFFWLGRLVEYDRTDRIFTAPAEKLTEDYVTGRCG; translated from the coding sequence ATGAACGCCACCACCAATCGCGCCGTGCCGGCCAGCCTGGCCGGGGTGGCCGCCCGGCCCGGGCAGGGCGCCGGCAGCCTCGATCAACCGGTCAAGATCGGCGTGGAGGGCCTGAACTTCTACTACGGGCCGAAGCGCGCGCTCGACGGCATTTCGATCGAGATCCGGTCGAACCTCGTGACGGCGTTCATCGGGCCGTCGGGCTGCGGCAAGAGCACGTTCCTGCGCACGCTCAACCGGATGAACGACATCATCCCGATGACGCGCGTCGAGGGCACGGTGCTGATCGACGGCGAATCGATCTATGACGCGGGCGTTGACGTCGTGCACCTGCGCCGCAAGGTCGGCATGGTGTTCCAGAAGTCGAACCCGTTCCCGAAGTCGATCTTCGAGAACGTGGCCTACGGCCTGCGCATCAACGGCCTGGTCAAGTCCAAGGCCGAGCTGGCCGACCGCGTCGAAGAGAGCCTGCGGCAGGCCGCCATCTGGGACGAGGTCAAGGACCGCCTCCACGACTCGGCGCTGGCGCTGTCGGGCGGCCAGCAGCAGCGGCTGTGCATCGCGCGCGCGCTCGCCATCAGGCCCGAAATTCTGCTGATGGACGAACCGGCGTCGGCGCTCGACCCGATCGCGACCCAGCGCATCGAAGAGCTGATCTACGAGCTCAAAAAGCAGTACACAATCGTCATCGTGACGCATAACATGCAGCAGGCCGCGCGGGTCTCCGACTTCACGGCCTTTTTCTGGCTCGGCCGGCTGGTCGAGTACGACCGAACCGACCGGATCTTCACGGCGCCGGCGGAGAAACTCACCGAGGACTACGTCACAGGCAGGTGCGGCTGA
- the phoU gene encoding phosphate signaling complex protein PhoU, producing the protein MFRHFQDDLDALKQRLLAMGGLAEERVRESVRGLMDRDLAALDAVLAGDQPINDLHIEIDDRCFKLLALHQPMANDLRVIVAVVKINTDLERVGDLAVNIAEAGKRYLRHAPVKPLIDIPRMGELAQSMLRDALDAFVRRDIALAEAVLAQDDIVDGLKSQIFRELLTYMLADPATIEPALDLILISRHLERIGDHATNVAEDVIFILSAKDVRHTGAGPARTE; encoded by the coding sequence GTGTTTCGACACTTCCAGGACGATCTCGATGCCCTCAAGCAGCGCCTGCTGGCCATGGGCGGCCTGGCCGAGGAACGGGTGCGCGAGTCGGTCCGCGGCCTGATGGACCGCGACCTCGCCGCGCTCGACGCCGTGCTCGCCGGCGACCAGCCCATCAACGACCTGCACATCGAGATCGACGATCGCTGCTTCAAGCTGCTGGCCTTGCACCAGCCGATGGCGAACGACCTGCGCGTGATTGTCGCCGTCGTCAAGATCAACACCGACCTGGAACGGGTCGGCGACCTGGCGGTCAACATCGCCGAGGCCGGCAAGCGCTACCTGCGGCACGCCCCGGTCAAGCCGCTGATCGACATCCCGCGCATGGGCGAGCTGGCGCAGTCGATGTTGCGCGATGCGCTCGATGCGTTTGTCCGCCGCGACATCGCCCTGGCCGAAGCCGTCCTGGCCCAGGACGACATCGTCGACGGGCTCAAGTCCCAGATTTTCCGGGAACTGCTCACCTACATGCTGGCCGACCCAGCCACCATCGAGCCGGCGCTGGACCTGATCCTGATTTCCCGCCACCTCGAGCGCATTGGCGACCATGCGACCAACGTGGCCGAGGACGTCATCTTCATCCTGTCGGCCAAGGACGTGCGCCACACCGGGGCCGGCCCGGCCAGGACCGAGTAG